The Ptiloglossa arizonensis isolate GNS036 chromosome 13, iyPtiAriz1_principal, whole genome shotgun sequence genome window below encodes:
- the Nf-yc gene encoding nuclear factor Y-box C isoform X2, with product MSVFFVNANQDSEVEGDSNGDLQIASPGSSEAQQALAQFWPKVTEEIKKITTMDLKTQSLPLARIKKIMKLDGDVKMISAEAPMLFSKAAEIFIHELTLRAWVHTEDNKRRTLQRNDIAMAITKYDQFDFLIDIVPRDELKQSKAQTESTVRTSMNSDQVHYYFQLAQQQASANQNVQSSNATTQPIQIVQPSTGQIQTINIGSPVEQESTSASTTQAVTVQNPQQSSGQQIIQLQQAQQTPTTQTGGIQIVQQIVTPSGEIQQIPIQLTPQQLQMIRMQVQGGSNQPIIIQTAPIQAQPQLIQVAQGAQAPVFLQTSGTDNE from the exons ATGTCAGTATTCTTTGTGAATGC TAACCAAGACAGCGAAGTTGAAGGAGATTCCAATGGAGACTTGCAAATTGCTTCACCcggcagttctgaagctcaacAGGCTTTGGCTCAGTTCTGGCCAAAAGTCACGGaggaaattaaaaagattactaCT ATGGACCTGAAAACACAATCATTGCCATTAGCcaggataaaaaaaataatgaagcTCGATGGTGATGTAAAAATGATAAGTGCAGAAGCTCCTATGTTATTCTCcaaagcagcagaaatttttataCACGAATTGACGCTAAGAGCCTGGGTTCATACGGAAGATAATAAAAGACGtacacttcaacgaaatgatatagcAATGGCAATAACTAAGTACGATCAGTTTGATTTTCTCATTGATATAGTGCCTAGAGATGAATTGAAACAAAGCAAAGCACAGACTGAAAGTACTGTACGTACATCTATGAACTCTGACCAAGTACATTACTACTTTCAATTAGCACAACAGCAAGCATCGGCTAATCAAAATGTACAAAGTAGTAATGCAACCACACAACCTATACAAATTGTACAACCTTCTACCGGACAGATTCAGACAATTAACATAGGTAGTCCAGTAGAACAG GAAAGTACTAGTGCGAGTACAACACAGGCGGTAACGGTACAGAATCCGCAACAATCATCGGGACAACAAATTATACAATTACAGCAGGCTCAACAAACACCCACTACTCAAACTGGAGGGATACAAATTGTGCAACAAATTGTAACCCCTAGTGGAGAAATTCAGCAAATAcct ATACAATTAACGCCACAGCAACTTCAAATGATTCGTATGCAAGTACAGGGTGGAAGCAATCAGCCAATCATAATACAAACTGCTCCTATACAAGCTCAACCACAATTAATACAAGTGGCTCAAGGCGCTCAAGCACCTGTCTTTTTACAAACTAGCGGAACTGACAATGAGTAa
- the Nf-yc gene encoding nuclear factor Y-box C isoform X1 has translation MSVFFVNANQDSEVEGDSNGDLQIASPGSSEAQQALAQFWPKVTEEIKKITTMDLKTQSLPLARIKKIMKLDGDVKMISAEAPMLFSKAAEIFIHELTLRAWVHTEDNKRRTLQRNDIAMAITKYDQFDFLIDIVPRDELKQSKAQTESTVRTSMNSDQVHYYFQLAQQQASANQNVQSSNATTQPIQIVQPSTGQIQTINIGSPVEQESTSASTTQAVTVQNPQQSSGQQIIQLQQAQQTPTTQTGGIQIVQQIVTPSGEIQQIPIQLTPQQLQMIRMQVQGGSNQPIIIQTAPIQAQPQLIQVAQGAQAPVFLQTSGTDNEEA, from the exons ATGTCAGTATTCTTTGTGAATGC TAACCAAGACAGCGAAGTTGAAGGAGATTCCAATGGAGACTTGCAAATTGCTTCACCcggcagttctgaagctcaacAGGCTTTGGCTCAGTTCTGGCCAAAAGTCACGGaggaaattaaaaagattactaCT ATGGACCTGAAAACACAATCATTGCCATTAGCcaggataaaaaaaataatgaagcTCGATGGTGATGTAAAAATGATAAGTGCAGAAGCTCCTATGTTATTCTCcaaagcagcagaaatttttataCACGAATTGACGCTAAGAGCCTGGGTTCATACGGAAGATAATAAAAGACGtacacttcaacgaaatgatatagcAATGGCAATAACTAAGTACGATCAGTTTGATTTTCTCATTGATATAGTGCCTAGAGATGAATTGAAACAAAGCAAAGCACAGACTGAAAGTACTGTACGTACATCTATGAACTCTGACCAAGTACATTACTACTTTCAATTAGCACAACAGCAAGCATCGGCTAATCAAAATGTACAAAGTAGTAATGCAACCACACAACCTATACAAATTGTACAACCTTCTACCGGACAGATTCAGACAATTAACATAGGTAGTCCAGTAGAACAG GAAAGTACTAGTGCGAGTACAACACAGGCGGTAACGGTACAGAATCCGCAACAATCATCGGGACAACAAATTATACAATTACAGCAGGCTCAACAAACACCCACTACTCAAACTGGAGGGATACAAATTGTGCAACAAATTGTAACCCCTAGTGGAGAAATTCAGCAAATAcct ATACAATTAACGCCACAGCAACTTCAAATGATTCGTATGCAAGTACAGGGTGGAAGCAATCAGCCAATCATAATACAAACTGCTCCTATACAAGCTCAACCACAATTAATACAAGTGGCTCAAGGCGCTCAAGCACCTGTCTTTTTACAAACTAGCGGAACTGACAATGA AGAAGCGTAA